A single genomic interval of bacterium harbors:
- the gnd gene encoding decarboxylating 6-phosphogluconate dehydrogenase, with protein sequence MNIGIIGLGRMGSAIAYRLLQKGFTVFGYDPHVAKQNLPVELVITNSVKELARQTQTVWLLVPAGNIVTEMVFELAGSMKSESIVIDAGNSHFNDAQRHAEVLAKKNITFIDCGTSGGVHGKENGFCLMIGGEKQIYDTLKPQLDAIAAHAGHAYVGPTGAGHLVKMVHNGIEYGIMQAYAEGLHLLHEQTVANHKLDLAQITDLWQHGSVIRSWLLELTHTALTKHGQTLENISGVVESNGMGKWTVQEAEKSSVPVPVIKTALTLRYDSVKTGGNYASKLVALMRNQFGGHRFFSKDEHENH encoded by the coding sequence ATGAACATAGGAATCATAGGACTGGGACGAATGGGCTCAGCCATCGCGTATCGACTTTTGCAAAAAGGGTTTACGGTTTTTGGATATGATCCTCATGTTGCTAAACAGAATCTTCCCGTAGAATTGGTTATTACAAACTCAGTCAAAGAACTTGCAAGGCAGACGCAAACGGTATGGCTTCTGGTACCTGCGGGAAACATTGTTACTGAAATGGTGTTCGAATTAGCAGGCTCTATGAAATCAGAGTCTATTGTTATTGACGCAGGAAATAGTCATTTTAATGATGCACAAAGACATGCCGAGGTGCTTGCTAAAAAAAATATTACCTTTATTGACTGTGGAACATCTGGCGGTGTTCATGGGAAAGAGAACGGTTTCTGTTTGATGATTGGAGGCGAAAAACAGATATATGATACACTCAAACCACAGCTAGATGCTATTGCAGCACACGCAGGACATGCGTATGTTGGCCCGACAGGTGCTGGACACTTGGTTAAAATGGTTCACAATGGAATTGAATATGGAATTATGCAAGCATATGCAGAAGGACTCCATCTGCTGCATGAACAGACAGTGGCTAATCATAAACTTGATCTGGCGCAGATAACAGATTTGTGGCAACATGGCTCAGTAATTCGTTCATGGTTACTTGAACTTACACATACGGCGTTAACAAAGCATGGCCAAACACTTGAAAACATATCTGGTGTTGTTGAAAGCAACGGCATGGGCAAGTGGACTGTGCAAGAGGCGGAAAAAAGCTCCGTCCCAGTGCCGGTTATAAAAACAGCCCTTACATTGCGCTACGATTCTGTCAAAACCGGTGGAAACTATGCGTCAAAGCTTGTTGCACTCATGCGTAACCAGTTCGGTGGGCACCGGTTTTTTAGCAAGGATGAGCATGAAAATCATTGA
- a CDS encoding cyclase family protein — protein MKIIDISWTIRSTMSTYKNRNDIRLTQTEHTDSEYFVESHISAHTHTGTHVDAPSHFIENGLTIDKIPLSFLCAKAAVIDYTEVIEKITDKELEKQCDVLKNHRIVLLKTRNSLYGQDEPFNNSFVYVDQSAAYYLKQLKVHTVGIDYLGIERNQKNHPTHKILLENGVIIEGLRLGHVETGSYMLYCLPLKLEGMDASPARAVLVCE, from the coding sequence ATGAAAATCATTGATATCAGCTGGACAATACGAAGCACTATGAGTACCTACAAAAATAGAAATGATATTCGACTTACGCAGACGGAACATACTGATTCCGAATATTTTGTAGAATCACATATTTCAGCGCATACGCACACTGGAACACACGTTGATGCACCGTCACATTTTATTGAAAATGGTTTGACTATTGATAAGATTCCCCTTTCGTTTTTATGCGCAAAAGCAGCAGTTATTGATTATACAGAAGTCATTGAAAAGATTACTGATAAAGAGCTTGAAAAACAGTGCGACGTTTTAAAAAATCATCGTATTGTTCTCTTAAAAACACGAAATAGCTTATATGGTCAAGATGAGCCATTTAATAATTCATTTGTATATGTCGATCAGTCAGCGGCCTACTATTTAAAACAGTTGAAAGTTCACACCGTAGGAATCGATTACCTTGGAATTGAAAGAAATCAGAAAAATCATCCTACGCACAAAATATTACTCGAAAATGGGGTTATTATTGAAGGACTTAGGCTTGGCCACGTTGAAACAGGATCTTACATGTTGTATTGCCTGCCGTTGAAATTAGAAGGCATGGATGCCTCACCAGCTCGCGCAGTTCTTGTCTGTGAGTAA